The Arachis ipaensis cultivar K30076 chromosome B07, Araip1.1, whole genome shotgun sequence genome includes a window with the following:
- the LOC107606981 gene encoding uncharacterized protein LOC107606981, whose product MKLGSLRLVLAVAAAKGWFLKQIDVNTAFLHGNLDEEVYMKPPQGLDVKAGQVCKLEKSLYGLKQVSRQWNTKLKSVLVELGFVQSKADYSLFTKQTEFGFTALLVYVDDLILAGNDLGEINAVKTVLNDRFKIKDIGDLKFFIGMEVARLKEGILLNQRKYAMDILKDAGFENCKLLLSLWTTLSQYLDHPTTSHLSAVHRILRYIKASPATGIVFSTTSDLCVTGFANSNWAACPDSRRFVTAYYFYIGTSLVSWKSKKQVTVACSSAEAEYRALATATKEAIWLSFILKDLGMPPPSPLAPTVTANLQFTSPPTRCCGHSDQTAASVHILHTLWQVKTGQLTHS is encoded by the exons ATGAAGCTGGGCAGCTTGAGACTTGTCTTGGCTGTGGCTGCGGCAAAGGGATGGTTCCTCAAGCAAATTGATGTCAATACCGCATTCTTGCATGGCAACTTGGATGAGGAGGTGTACATGAAACCACCTCAAGGGTTGGACGTCAAAGCTGGCCAAGTGTGCAAGCTTGAAAAGTCACTTTATGGTCTAAAACAAGTAAGTCGACAGTGGAATACAAAGCTGAAATCTGTTCTGGTTGAGTTGGGTTTTGTTCAGTCAAAGGCTGATTATAGTTTGTTTACTAAGCAAACTGAATTTGGATTCACCGCATTGTTGGTTTATGTTGACGATTTGATATTGGCTGGAAATGATTTGGGAGAAATTAATGCTGTCAAAACAGTCTTAAATGATAGGTTCAAAATCAAGGACATTGGAGATTTGAAATTCTTTATTGGGATGGAGGTTGCGCGATTAAAAGAGGGCATTCTTCTTAATCAAAGAAAGTATGCTATGGACATCTTGAAGGATGCTGGTTTTGAGAACTGCAAGCTGCTTCTATCCCTATGGACTACA TTGAGTCAATACCTTGACCACCCCACTACTTCTCACCTCAGTGCTGTCCATCGAATCCTCAGATACATCAAAGCTTCACCTGCCACTGGCATAGTGTTCTCGACCACCTCTGATCTCTGTGTCACTGGATTTGCTAATTCCAATTGGGCGGCATGTCCTGATTCAAGAAGATTTGTGACAGCCTACTACTTTTACATTGGCACTTCCCTGGTTTCATGGAAGAGCAAAAAGCAAGTGACAGTTGCTTGCAGTTCAGCCGAAGCTGAATATCGAGCGCTTGCCACTGCTACTAAGGAGGCTATTTGGCTCAGTTTCATTTTGAAGGACTTGGGAATGCCTCCACCAAGCCCATTAGCACCTACTGTGACAGCCAATCTGCAATTCACATCGCCTCCAACCCGGT GTTGCGGACATTCTGACCAAACCGCTGCCTCCGTCCATATTCTCCACACTCTTTGGCAAGTTAAGACTGGTCAACTTACACACTCCTAA